The bacterium nucleotide sequence GCTTGTTGACCACCAGGGTCGCCAACGCTTCGCCTTCGACATCCTCGGCGATGACCAGAAGCGGCTTGCCCAACTGGGCGACCTTCTCCAACAGCGGGAGCAGGTCCTTCATGGTCGAGATCTTCTTGTCGTGAATGAGGATGACCGGATCATCGAGAACGGCTTCCATCGCCTCGGGGTCGGTGACGAAGTAGGGCGAGATGTAACCGCGGTCAAACTGCATGCCCTCGACCAGCTCGAGGGTCGTCTCGGTGGATTTGGCTTCCTCGACGGTGATCACGCCGTCCTTGCCGACTTTGTCCATCGCCTCGGCGATCAGGTCGCCGATGGTGTGGTCGTTGTTGGCCGAGATGGTCGCCACCTGGGCGTATTCCTTCTTCGACGGCACATCGATCTTGAGCTTCTTGAGTTCTTCGACCACGGCGGCGACGGCCTTCTGCACGCCGCGCTGCAACGCCATCGGGTTGGCGCCGGCGGTCACGTTCTTCAGACCCTCGCGGTAGATCGCCTGGGCGAGCACAGTCGCGGTGGTGGTTCCGTCGCCGGCCACGTCCGACGTCTTCGAGGCGACTTCCTTCACCATCTGCGCGCCCATGTTCTCAAAATGGTCTTCCAGTTCGATTTCCTTGGCGACCGTGACGCCGTCCTTGGTGACGGTCGGCGCGCCAAACTTCTTGTCGATGACCACATTGCGACCCTTGGGACCAAGGGTCACCTTCACCGTGTTGGCCAGAATGTCGACCCCACGGCGCATCTTCTCACGGGCAGCGCCGGAGAATTCCAACATCTTGGGCATAGGACCATTTCCTCCGTTTATCTGTTTGCTTCGTCGTTGCCGATTCGCGCAACTGTCCGCGGGCCAAGCCCGCCCGACGCTCGATTCGTCTTTCTGATTCGCAGCGCTCTCTGCTGTGAGTCAGGACCCTTGTCGTGCTTAGTGCTTGCCGTTGGCGACCACCGCGAGGATATCGGCCTCGCGCATGATCAGATACTCCTGGTCGTCGATGGTGACCTCGGTGCCGGAGTACTTCCCGTAGAGGACCCGGTCGCCCTTCTTCACCTCCAGGGGAATCAGTTTCCCGTCTTCGTTCTTGCGGCCGGGGCCCACTTCCACCACTTCGCCCTCCTGTGGCTTCTCCTTGGCGGTGTCGGGGATAATGATCCCGCCCTTCTTGACTTCCTTCTCGACGTCGAGTGCCTTGATGACCACACGGTCGGCAAGCGGCTTGACATTGATCGACATTGCTTCTTCCTCCCTGCGTTTGGCCCACCGTCACCGTTAGTGATGGGCCTGCCATTTATTTGTTGGTGATGACGTTAGACAGATTCTCCACTTCGTAAAGCCAATGGGTGCCGACGGTATTAGCACTCGACGCCAGTGAGTGCTAACAATCGACGACCGATTATACGCAAGTGCGGTCTTCGGATGCAAATTTTTCGTGCGGAATGCCGGAAGAATTGACTCTATTGGGCCAAAAACGACAATTCTTTGTGTGGCAATCAGTTACTTGACCGGAAGATCGAGAGCAGCCCCTTCAGCGTCAAGACCTCGTCAATTGCCTTGATGGTTTTGGAGCCCTGAGCGATCAGCGGCGCCAGTCCCCCCGTGGCAATCACCTTGGGTGTGCCCCCCATTGCGGTGGCGATCCGGCGCACTGTCTCATCGACCGCGCCAATCGCTCCATAGTATAGACCGGATCGCAACGCCTCTTCCGTGTTCTTGCCGATCGGGGACGCCGGCTCGGCCAGGGCCACCTTAAACAACTGCGCCCCTTTCAGTGAGAGCCGTTCCGCCGAGGTCTCGATCCCGGGGGCAATCGCGCCCCCCTGATAGGCGCCATCGGCCGAGATCACATCGAAGGTGGTCGCGGTGCCGAAATCGACCACGATACCGGCGCAACGATGCTCGACCCAGAACCCCTCGGCGTTGGCGATACGGTCGGCGCCGACCTGCTCGGGAGTATGGACATCGAGACGGACATGCAGACGGGAGCGGTGGGTCACCAGGAGCGGCGTCTTGCCGGCAATCTTCTCGACCGCCGCGGCCACCACCGGCGTCAGCACCGGCACCACCGAACAAATGACCGCCCCGTCCAACTGCCCCGCCGCGATCCCGGCATCGGCCAACACCTGCTTGAGCAGCAGCGCCGCCTCATCGGGAGTGCGGGTGTGGGTCGAGGCGAATCGGAAGGAGAAGACCAGCCGGTCGCCGTCGAAGCCGCCCACATGGGCGGTGGTGTTGCCGATGTCGATGGTCAGGAGTTTGGGCATGGGAGAAGTATACTCCTTCCGGACAGACGGTTCCAGCCGCGCGCCCTCACTTCGTCAGAAACAACACCCCGATCACCACCAGCATCGCCTCGACCGCATACATGAACACCTTTGCATTAATTCGCTTCAGCATCGCGGTGCCGGCATAGGTGCCCACGATCATCAGCGCTCCCATCAGCAGGCCATAGATCACCGTGGCTCTGGTGACGATGTCGAAGAACGTCCAGGTGGTCACGCCGGTGATGTGCATCAGAAGCGCGCCGATCGCCATGGTACCGACAAAGGCCTCCTTGCGGATGCCAGTGGCCAGGAAAAACGGCACCGCCATCGGCCCGACCACTCCCAGCATGTTCGAGAAGAACCCGACCATCGCTCCCAACGGATAGAAGATCCCCCAGCGGGTGAGCGGCGGACGCTCTTCCTTCTGCGCCAACAGGAAGACAACCGAGGCGATCAGGAAGGCGCCGATCCCTTTGGTGATCCAGTCGGCCGGCAGCTTGACAAAGACCACCGCCCCCGCCGCCGCACCGGGGATGGCGCCGATGATGTAGCGCGCCGCCAGCGGCCAGACGATGCTTTTCCAGTGAATCGAAACCCGGGTCAGATTGGAGAAGACCAGCCCGAAGGTCACCAGCGGCACCGCATCACGCGGCCCCACCAACGCAACCACCAACGGCAGATAGAGTATTCCACCACCGAACCCCGCCACCGCCGAGATCACACCCGCGACAAAAGCGCCCCCCATTAGAAGTGCGAGGTCTATCGGCGTCATAAGGCCGCGAAGGTAACCACACATCATCCGACGGCACAGCCAAACTGCGTCGAGACTTATCTTATTGTCTTCGAAGGTGTTACTTTCTTCATGGCTGTCTTGCTGTATTTTGTTATACTTTTCTGTATTTTGACGTATATTGGCCGAGGGAGGATGCCAGCGTGACCCAGTTGCCAACCAGCGTCAGCGATACCGTCTTCTTCACCTCGGCCGAGGTGGCCGATAAACTCAAGCTCAATCAGCAGGTGGTGGTCCGCAAACTGCAGACCGGCGAGATCCCCGGCTACAAGATCGGCAAGGATTGGCGCATCTCCGATCGGCAGCTGGCTGCCTGGCTTGAGTCCCGCTCCAATCAGAACCGTCTCGACGAACGCGCCAAGGTGGAACGCTCGTTTTTCAAGGATGGCCGTTTGGTGGAAATCCCCGCCCAGCGCAAGAAGCGTGTCTACGTCCTCGAACGGCTTCTGGCCGAATTTGATCCGGTCAAGGTCTACACCGAGGCGGAAGTCAACGAGGTGTTGCGACGGTTCCACGACGATGTCTGCACCCTGCGCCGCGAGTTCATCATGGAAAAGATGATGGTGCGTTCGGGGGGGAAATACCGCCGCGCGCAATTCTACGCGCGCAAGGCGTGAGGCCCGGCTACGAGCGCGCGCGCCGTTGTTCCATCACCGTCAGGAAGACGCCCAGAAGGGTGAGCAGCGGCAATTCAGGCAGGGCCGAGTACTCACGCGCAATGACAATCTCGCCGGCAGGGCGAAAGGTGAGCCGCCGGGGCTGGAAGCGCACGATGGCAAACTCCGACGCGGTGACGAAGGCCCGCTCGCCGCTCCAGAATCCCAGACGGTTGAAGTCGTAGACGGT carries:
- a CDS encoding DUF2087 domain-containing protein; translation: MTQLPTSVSDTVFFTSAEVADKLKLNQQVVVRKLQTGEIPGYKIGKDWRISDRQLAAWLESRSNQNRLDERAKVERSFFKDGRLVEIPAQRKKRVYVLERLLAEFDPVKVYTEAEVNEVLRRFHDDVCTLRREFIMEKMMVRSGGKYRRAQFYARKA
- the groES gene encoding co-chaperone GroES, with amino-acid sequence MNVKPLADRVVIKALDVEKEVKKGGIIIPDTAKEKPQEGEVVEVGPGRKNEDGKLIPLEVKKGDRVLYGKYSGTEVTIDDQEYLIMREADILAVVANGKH
- a CDS encoding type III pantothenate kinase; this translates as MPKLLTIDIGNTTAHVGGFDGDRLVFSFRFASTHTRTPDEAALLLKQVLADAGIAAGQLDGAVICSVVPVLTPVVAAAVEKIAGKTPLLVTHRSRLHVRLDVHTPEQVGADRIANAEGFWVEHRCAGIVVDFGTATTFDVISADGAYQGGAIAPGIETSAERLSLKGAQLFKVALAEPASPIGKNTEEALRSGLYYGAIGAVDETVRRIATAMGGTPKVIATGGLAPLIAQGSKTIKAIDEVLTLKGLLSIFRSSN
- a CDS encoding sulfite exporter TauE/SafE family protein produces the protein MGGAFVAGVISAVAGFGGGILYLPLVVALVGPRDAVPLVTFGLVFSNLTRVSIHWKSIVWPLAARYIIGAIPGAAAGAVVFVKLPADWITKGIGAFLIASVVFLLAQKEERPPLTRWGIFYPLGAMVGFFSNMLGVVGPMAVPFFLATGIRKEAFVGTMAIGALLMHITGVTTWTFFDIVTRATVIYGLLMGALMIVGTYAGTAMLKRINAKVFMYAVEAMLVVIGVLFLTK